One uncultured Draconibacterium sp. genomic window, GGAATTACACGGGTGGTTGATGATTTTAAAACACCCAACGGTTTAATCGGAACACCAGATGGTAAAACTTTGTATGTGGCCGATATTGAAGCCGACACCACCTGGCAATATACCATTCAGGCGGATGGAACGCTGGCCGGTAAAACCTTTTTTGCCCCGCACGGAAGCGATGGAATGACCATCGATAACAAAGGGAATGTGTACCTCACTTCGGGTAAAGTGTGGGTGTACAGCGCAAAAGGCAAACTGCTGGAAGAAATTGAATTTCCGGAACAACCGGCCAATGTTTGCCTGGGGGGTGCAAAACGTAACATTCTTTTTGTAACGGCCCGCACGGGGATTTATACCCTCGAAATGAATGTAAAAGGAGTGGATTAATACATAAAAAGTAAAACGAATCATGAGAATAAATTATAAAATCAACCTGGCTCTTGTTTTATTGGCAGTCGTGTTGGCAGTGGCTTGTCAGACTAAAAACAAGAATACACAAGAAACAAAATCCGACCGCCCAAACGTGGTAATTGTTTATATGGATGACTTGGGCTACGGCGATGTGAGTGCCTACGGCTCAACAACCATACATACGCCAAACATGGACAAACTGGCGCAGGGAGGAATACTATTCACCGACGGACATGCTACCTCGTCAACCTGCACACCAAGCCGCTATGGTTTATTAACCGGCGTGTATCCCTGGCGCGAAAAAGAGGCGCGGGTACTTCCCGGAACTGCTCCTCTGATCATCAGTACCGGGCAAATAACGGTTCCAAAAGTTTTTAAAGAGAAAGGGTATTACACCGGAATTGTTGGCAAATGGCATTTGGGACTGGGTAGCGGAAATGTGGACTGGAACACACACATTTCGCCGGGGCCAAACGAACTGGGATTTGATTTTTCGCACATTCTGGCAGCCACGCAGGATCGGGTTCCAACGGTGTACATCGAAAACGGAAATGTGGTTGGTTTGGATTTAAACGATCCCATTGAAGTGAGCTACGACAAAAATTTTGAAGGACAACCCACCGGCCTTGATAATCCGGAGCTCACCACAATGAAATGGGAGCACGGGCACAACAACAGCATTGTAAACGGCATTCCGCGAATTGGTTTTATGAAAGGCGGCGAAAGTGCCAAATGGTCGGATATTGACATGGCCGATCATTTTCTGGCTGTTGCACAGGACTTCGTGCAGACACACAAAAATGAGCCCTTTTTTCTGGTATATACCATGCAGCAACCACACGTGCCGCGTACACCACATCCGCGTTTTGAAGGAGCAACCGGAATGGGGCCGCGCGGCGATGCCATTGCCGAAGCCGACTGGTGTTTGGGCGAGTTTATGAAAATACTTGAAAACGAAGGCCTGCTGGAAAATACGCTGATCCTGTTTTCGAGCGACAATGGCCCGGTTATTAACGACGGATATTACGACGATGCCATTGAGATGCTGGGCGATCACACGCCGTGGGGTGAATTTAGGGGAGGCAAGTACAGCCTGTTTGAAGCCGGTACACGCGTTCCGTTTATTGCCTACTGGAAAGGTAAAATTACACCTGCCGTTTCGGATGCGCTGGTGTGCCATGTCGATTTTCTGGCGTCGCTGGCTAAACTTATTGGCAGCGAGAGCACCACTCCCGACAGTGAAGAATTACTTGATGTGTTGCTGGGTAAAAGCACCGTAGGACGCGAGTCGCTGGTACTTGAGGCATCAACACGCACCGCATTCCGAATGGGAGAGTGGGCACTGATTCCACCTTACGGAGGGCCGGCCCTTGCAAAACATGTAAACATTGAATTGGGGAACGCCCCTGAATGGCAACTTTACAACCTAAACGACGATGTGGGGCAGCAAACTAATGTGGCAAAAGAGCATCCCGAAAAACTGCAGGAATTGATTACTGCTTTTGAAGCCATTCGGGGTGAAGATTATACTTCATTTAAAAAGCCGGAGTTAAAATAGAATTTATCCGGACCTGCGCATTTGTTCATTTTAACTGTTTTGGAGATGAGCAAATGGGCCGACAAAACGGAAGATAGGAGCCTTGTGCCTGTCTTTCGTTTTTTTTGTGCAGGGTATTGCGCCTAAGGGTAAAAGGTCATACATTTGAAAAAGAGGCACTTTTTCAGCTTAAAAAGAAATCGGATTTAGAACCGGATTTAGTGCAGGAAAGTAGCTGAAAAAAGTCGCGACAATCAAAATTTAAAATGCAGGCATATGAATATACTTCAGAGATTTAAAAAGATTGATGAATACTTTGCTCCCAAAATTGTGGGCGAAGTGAACGATGTGTATGTAAAGATTGCAAAAATCAAGGGCGACGAAATTCCCTGGCACAACCACCGCGATGAAGACGAAATGTTTTATGTTTTGGAAGGAAGTTTACTTTTTGAGATTGAAAACGAAGAGCCTTTCAGAATGAACAAGGGAGATTTGTACATTGTCACCAAAGGGATAAATCACCGTGTGTCGTCGAAAAAAGAGTGCAAAATAATGTTGATAGAGAATAAAACAACCGCGCACACCGGCGATGTTCAGAGCGAGATTACAAAATCGATTTCGGAACAGATGTAGTTTTATTTAACCGGAAGTGTGAAGTAAAAAAGAGAACCTTCGCCTTTGAGTCCGGTGCTTTTTACACCAACAGTGCCATCCAGTTTTTCCACAATACGTTTAACGATCGACAGGCCAAGCCCGTATCCCAGGGCTTTTTCGGGTGCCAGCCGTACATGCTTTTCAAATAGTTTGTGCTGCTGATCTTTTGGAATTCCGTCACCGCTGTCTTTTATCCAGAATCTTACTTTGTTACCTTTGGGTTTATCGCAACCTACTTCAATTTTGGGTGCATCGCCGGCATATTTTAATGCATTTCCGAGGTAATTTATCCAAACTTCAACAATCCAGGCAGAATAGCCAAGGGCAGGTTCCCAGGTGGCCGGGGTTGTAATTTGTGCCTCTTTTTGCGCGATGGTTTCGCTCAGTTGTTTTTGTGCGAGTAGAAAGGTCCCTGCCATGTCAACCGCTTCCTTTTCAACATCCTGATGACCGGCGGTGGCCATTTTTAACAATTCGTTGGTAAGATCGATGGTATGCCGCGATGAATCCCTGATCATCGTTAACAGATCAAGAATCAACTCTTTGTTGTTTTCTTCAAACAATTCAATAACCAGTTCGCTTGATGAAAAAATGGATCCCAGCGAGTTTTTTAAATCGTGGGCCAGTGTGTGTGCAAACGAATCGAGATCTTCAATCAGCTTTTCGTTTTTTTCCACTTCCTGAAGCAATTGTTTGTTGCTGTTTTTTAAGCGCATCTCGGCCTGCCTGATCGAAGTAATGTCGTTAAGTACAATTAGTTTTCCCGATAATACGCTGGGGCGTACATAAATGGAAGTAATTTTTACGAGGTAATATTTTACATTTTTCTTTTTACCCGTTTCCAAATGGATGGTAGTGTCCTTTTTTGCATAAAATGCTTCTGGTATTTTTGGAAAATCCTTAAAAATATGTTCAATCGTTTTATTGGAACATTCTTTAAACGAAATTCCAAAGATTTCTTCGGCTGCCGGATTCATGTCTTCCAGCTGTCCTTTCAGGTTGATCACCACCACACCCGCGCTCATGGTGTCCAGTAGTTGTTTTTTAGCCATAGGTATCAGTTCAAACATGTGATAACGATAGATACCAAATGCAATAACAATTCCTGTTAAAACAAACGAAACGGTGGTCCAGTCGAATCCGGCAAACGGATTTAATTTTGAAACATAAATTACATTCGCAATTACCGGAATAAGCGATGCGATAATTAAAATGAGGATATGTGATTTGTAATAAGACGTAAACTTATAAATAGAGCTAAAAAGATTGTAAAGTCCCGAAATAATGAGAACAAAGGTATACGAGTAGAACACCCAAAACCAATGTCCGTGCACATACAACAACATGTTTTTTTCGGTCGACAAGTTTACTTCTTTCCAAATAAGATGGTGTTGCTGATTGCTGAAAACCAATAAAATGGTAGCCAGTGGAATAATGGAAATTAAAATTTTATTTCGTGTATTTATAGGTTTCTTTTTCTGACTGAATGCGGTGGTAAAAAGAAAATAGGAAGCGGGTAAAAATGCAATTCCAAAATAAGAAAACTGCGACCACAGTGTTTTGGTGGCCAAATCACCTGCAAAAAATTCGAGTGCGTAAAAAATGGCCCAGATCGCCACATGCATTTCCAGCACCATTAAAAACTTCACCTCGTTCACCTTTCTGAATTTCCACAATAAAACAATGACAAGCAGAGCTGCAACAGCTGTAATAAATTGGATGAGTCCATTTATGGAAAATGATTCTGCCATAATCAGTAAAAAGGTTTGAGAAACAAATGTAATATATGCTAATTTAATTTATGTTTTCGTTTTTAGCCAAATTGTTTTTTTAATCCATTAATCAGAAATGTGAGAAAATGAATGCAGGCGATTCATTCAAATGGTTATTGTCATTGTTTTTAAGCACTTAATTTATTCTCTTTGAACCTTCTTGAAAACATATATTAATTTTTACAATGAAAAACACAGTAATTACACTGCTCATATTTTTTAGCGCTTTTCATATTTCGGCAAAAGAAGGGATGTGGATTCCGCTTTTGCTTGAGAAATACAATTTTTCTGAAATGCAGCAGATGGGATTTAAACTAAGCCCGCAAGACATTTACGATGCAAACCATTCGAGCATGAAAGATGCCGTGGTGATTTTTGGAAGAGGATGTACCGGAGAGCTAATTTCAAACGAGGGACTTTTAATTACCAATCATCACTGCGGATTCGGCCAGATACAGTCGCACAGCTCGGTTGAACACGATTATCTGACCAACGGTTTTTGGGCGATGGACAAATCGGAAGAACTGGCCAATAAAGGTTTAACAGTTAGTTTTTTGGAATACATGGAAGATGTTACCGAAAAAATTATGGAGGGAACCGATGCGCTTGAAGGTGAAGCAAAGGCCAATAAAATAAAGGGAAACACCGACAAGGTAAACAGTGATGCCAGTGAAAACGGAAAGTATAAAACCGCTGTAAAACCTCTTTTCTACGGGAACCAGTACTTTTTGTATGTATATAAAGTGTATAAAGACATTCGTTTGGTTGGTGCGCCGCCATCGGCCATCGGAAAATTTGGTGGCGACACAGATAACTGGATGTGGCCAAGGCATACCGGTGACTTTTCCATTTTCAGAATTTATGCCGACAAAAACAACGAACCGGCTGAGTACTCGGAAGACAATGTTCCGTTTCAACCCAAAAAATTCTTTCCGGTTTCGATGAAAGGAGTACAGGAAGGCGATTTTACAATGGTATTTGGAAATCCAGGAAGCACAACTCAGTACTGGCCGCACCAGGCAGTTGATATTACCATGAATCAACGTAATCCGGATCGAATTGCACTGCGCGATAAAAAACTTGAAATAATAGGTGCGGACATGGATGCCGATCCTAAAGTCAGGATTCAGTACGCTGCAAAATACGCCGGTATAAGCAATTCCTGGAAGAAATGGCAGGGCGAAAGCAAAGGGTTAAAACGTTTGAATGCAGTGAATACAAAACTGGAATTTGAAAAGGAGTTTAAAAACTGGGCGGAACAAAACGGAAGCTGGGAAAGCACGTACAAGCCGGTTTTTGAGAATTTCGAAAGCCAGTACGCAAACTATGCGAAGTACATAAAAGCGTCAGATTATTACTCGGAAGTGGTATTTAGGGGAGTTGAGGTTTTTAGAAATGCACGGCTAATAAATACAATCATTAACAACATTGAGAACAAGCAGAACGAAAAGGTGGAATCCTTGCGTTCGGCTGCGCTTGGTGGTCTTTCGGCATTTTTTAAAGACTATCAGCAATCAACCGACGAAAAGCTGTTCGCGGCTTTGCTTCCCATGCTGGTTGACGGTTTAAGTCCCGAATTTTTGCCCGAAGAGCTTGTTGAGATGGTAAATAAATCCGATGGCGAAAAATTGCTTGATAAAGTATTTCGGAAATCGATTTTGACCGATGAGATGAAATTGAGGAAAGTACTTGAGAGTGGTTCGGAAAAACAGCTTTTGAAATTGAGAAAAGATCCGGTGGTGGCACTTTTTAATCAGCTGAATTTTAAATACGAAGCCGATATAAGTTCGGTTGTGGCCAAAGTATCGGATGAAATTACAGAAGGGATGAAAGTGTACATGGCCGGTTTAATGGAGATGAAAAAGGGGCAGTCATTTTATCCCGATGCCAATTTAACGCTGCGTGTAGCATACGGAAAAGTGGAAGGATACGAGCCGAAAGACGGTGTTGAATACAAATACTACACTACTTTAAGTGGAATAATGGAGAAAGATAATCCGGCCATTTACGATTACGATGTACCGGAACGTTTAAAAGAACTTTACACTGCAAAAGATTTTGGGCGATACGAAGTTAACGGTGATGTTCCGGTTTGTTTTTCTGCATCGAATCATACAACAGGTGGTAATTCCGGAAGTCCGGTTGTGAATGGAAACGGAGAACTGATCGGTGTAAATTTTGATCGCTGCTGGGAAGGTACCATGAGCGATATAATGTTCGATCCGGAACGTTGCCGCAACATTTCGCTTGATATTCGTTATGCACTGTTTCTTATCGATAAATTTGCCGGTGCCGGTTATCTGTTGGATGAAATGGAGATTGTTTATTAGTAAGCAGTCTCAGTCTCAGTTTCCAGAACGTCGTGCTGTACTTGATTCAGCATCTCTGGGAAAAGCTTTCATTCTTTTCTTCAGAATGAAAGCTTTTTTAATGGGTTTGGCGAATTCCAATTCGCCATTTATATCTGTTGTTTAATAGATTGTTCAATTATTTATTCTTTACAATTTTTAATGTTGAAACTCCCTCAGAAGTTGACAATTTGCAGAAGTAAATTCCAGTGAATTTTAGTTGATTTCCAATTGGAAGAGTGTGTGTTCCTGCATTTAGATTTCCATTTATCAGCGTGCTTATTTTTCGTCCCTGAATATCGAAAACAGCCAGATTTACTTTTTCGCTGGTTTTGGTATGAAATGAAATGACCGATTCGCTTGTTACCGGGTTGGGGTAAATGGTAAAATTGTTTTCAGGAATAAGTTTAATTTGAGTATTTGTAATTGTTCCTGTAACATTAAAATTATCCAGTAAAAAATAGATTCCATCATTGGCAGTAAATTCTGTGTGAAAAGCAAAATAAATGGCATCTCCTAAATCTTCAATAATTATATTTCCTGTGTTATTCCATTCATTTTCGGTTTCCCCTAACAAATAATCCAGTTCAATCCAGTCGGAAGCATTTCCATTGCCATATAAAATCTTATATAAAAGTTTAGGTTTTTGTCCATTCCCATTATGCTGAACATCAAAATTTATGGTAAGCTTGCTTAATTCCGAACAATCGAGTGCTTTGGTAATTAACCAGTCATTCTGGTCGATATCACAATTTTCGAATCGCATACACTGGCTGTTGTTAACTCCTTGTCCGGCAATTATATGCCAGTAATGCCAGCCATCCAGATTTTGAGTTGTCCATTGTGAAAAAGTGGCATCTTCGTTGGATTCTTCAAAATCATCTGAAAAAGGAAGTTCGGCTAATTCGAGATAATCGAAAAGTGTTGATTTTTTTATCACTCTAACCTCATCAAAATATCCATCGAAATAACGGTTGCTGGGGCCGCCAGTACCTCCAATTATAAGCCGGTTGGTATTTTGTTTTAAAATGCCGTTGCTTCCTTCCGGGAAGGGCTGATAGTTTTCATACATTAAATTGCGGTTTTCGTCGTGAACAAAAAAGTTTACGGTTTGCGAAGCTGAATCGCTGATTAATGTAACGTGGTACCATTTGTCAAAATCGAGGGTTTGATTCTGAAAAAAGGTTATGTTCGAGCCATCCGCAAAATTTAAATAGGCATGAAATCCATTTTTTTGTGCAAAATAATTTTGGTCCACCAATATTCCACACACATCTTCTTTTTCAATAATAACAGGGTAGTATCCGGTTTTATCGTCACCAATGGTATTTATTTTTACCCAGGTTTCCATGGTCCAGTTGGTGCCTAAATTCAATTTGTCGGAATTATAAATCCATAAAAAATCGGCCATCGGGCTACCGGGGCCACAATCGTTTTTAAATGCTTTTCCTAAGTTCAGATCATAATTATCTACATATTCACCAATTGTTAACGCTTCCACGGCATACATATCATTGTTTGCAGCGTTTTCCAGGTTATTTTCAAAATGCATTAAAAGCTCTGTTCCTTCCTCATTATTATAGAGAAAACTTTTAACAGAATTAGTGGAAATACTAAAATTTCCAGATAAATAGGTAAGTTCACCGTTTTCCAAATCGGTGGCCCTCAATTTTGCTTCGTTGGTTTCAGTTTCAGGGAAAATAAATGATAAATTATCGTTTACATTTGCCGAATCCTGAATTACCAACCACGTTGTTCCGTTGTCGGTTGAATATTCCAGTTTAAAAGCTATTATTCCTGTTGCTTCCCAGTAAACAGGTTGCTGCATTCCGCCATTAATAACAGAATTTGTTCCTGGATTTTTAAACTCAAATTGTTTGTTTTCATAAACTTCAAAAACATTGGTGCGGCGATTAACATTTAAATCTTCTGTTTCTGAAATCCTTATTTTATATTCTTTCGAAGCCAAATTAGGTACTGTCCAGTTGTATGCCTCATTTGCATTTGTGCTTTCTGTAATCGTGTTCCAGGTTTTTCCAGCATCATCGGAATATTCCAGCATTACCTCGTTTACGTTTGTTGCAGACCATTTAATTTCGGTTTCTGTAGCGGATTTTAAATGACTGTTTTCTGTTGGTGTTATAATTTCAAGTGTTTTATTGTTCCAGTCAGGTTCCATAAAGGCGATAATTGACATTCCATAACCATAGTCAAAATTATCCGGGTCATCCCAAACATTATCGGCCATTGAATAATCGGTATGGAATTCATTGTTTTTATTGTATCCGTCAATTACATAGTAATGACCAGCAGCGCCTTGTCCTGTAACCGTTTCCTTTATAACTCCACCTGCAACCACAGGCCTGCCATTGTTCAATTCATTTTTTAAAATATTTATCCATTCATCATGTGAATAATCTTCCCGGTGTAAAATTCTGGTTTTAGGCGAATAATGAAAATGGTTAATTAAAAACTCGGGATAGCACGGCATGTAATCATAACTTTCACGCGATGATGCTCCGATATGCATTGCGAATGTGGCAGCCGGTGTATATTCTTCAACTGTAACATCAGTTGGAAAATTATCGGGCATTAAATCCCATAAATATTCCGTGTTGTCAAAATCAATATACCAGTCGCAATTACTCATTGTATGTTGCAACACTCCGGATGGAAATCTCGGAAATTCCCAATAATGTATTGCCCTGGATACTGCTGTTGGTCCACAATGATTTTTTCGGAATATTTCGCCGGTTTCTTTATTGATGGGAAACAACTCACCAAGAGGCCATTGGTAAGAACCCCAACTATCTTTTAACTGAAGAAAAACTTCTTCCTTAAAAGATGAAATATCAACATCTTGTAAAACATCATCCCGATAATTTCTTTTTTTATTACTAATCCGTAATTCATCAATCCAGCCATCGAAACAAGACCATCCACCACTTCCAATGCTTAATTTTCCATCGCCGGTTACAGGAGGAGCTTCCGAGCCGCCATATGTAAAATACAATTCCTTATAATTTGCATCTCTTAGCAATAGTAATAAATGTCTTCCTTCATAACGATAATAAAAAGAGATGTGGTACCATTTATCAACTTCAAAGTCTAATAACCGCGTACTTGCATTAACACTCCAATCCCAGTTATTTAAAGTATCACAATCTAAAAATGCTTCCAGGGCATTTAATTCAGAACTCACAAATGCACTATATTGCTGAGTTCCATCCTTTCCTTCTTTCCATAATAATGTTTGCAGATTACCATCTCTTTTTGAAGCTGGTTTAAACCAAAACTCAATCGAAAACTCATCCGTTAAATTTAGCTCGTCGTAAAACGGAACTTCAATCCAGCTTTGTTTATCGGAAGTAGAATTATCGAGACGTAAAGCCTGCCCATGAACTCCGGTTTCGTATGATACTCCGGAACCATGCACAATTCCATTGTTCCCAACATCAGCCGAGTTGGTGGCGTCGCCATCGAAATGCA contains:
- a CDS encoding S46 family peptidase; translation: MKNTVITLLIFFSAFHISAKEGMWIPLLLEKYNFSEMQQMGFKLSPQDIYDANHSSMKDAVVIFGRGCTGELISNEGLLITNHHCGFGQIQSHSSVEHDYLTNGFWAMDKSEELANKGLTVSFLEYMEDVTEKIMEGTDALEGEAKANKIKGNTDKVNSDASENGKYKTAVKPLFYGNQYFLYVYKVYKDIRLVGAPPSAIGKFGGDTDNWMWPRHTGDFSIFRIYADKNNEPAEYSEDNVPFQPKKFFPVSMKGVQEGDFTMVFGNPGSTTQYWPHQAVDITMNQRNPDRIALRDKKLEIIGADMDADPKVRIQYAAKYAGISNSWKKWQGESKGLKRLNAVNTKLEFEKEFKNWAEQNGSWESTYKPVFENFESQYANYAKYIKASDYYSEVVFRGVEVFRNARLINTIINNIENKQNEKVESLRSAALGGLSAFFKDYQQSTDEKLFAALLPMLVDGLSPEFLPEELVEMVNKSDGEKLLDKVFRKSILTDEMKLRKVLESGSEKQLLKLRKDPVVALFNQLNFKYEADISSVVAKVSDEITEGMKVYMAGLMEMKKGQSFYPDANLTLRVAYGKVEGYEPKDGVEYKYYTTLSGIMEKDNPAIYDYDVPERLKELYTAKDFGRYEVNGDVPVCFSASNHTTGGNSGSPVVNGNGELIGVNFDRCWEGTMSDIMFDPERCRNISLDIRYALFLIDKFAGAGYLLDEMEIVY
- a CDS encoding arylsulfatase; the protein is MRINYKINLALVLLAVVLAVACQTKNKNTQETKSDRPNVVIVYMDDLGYGDVSAYGSTTIHTPNMDKLAQGGILFTDGHATSSTCTPSRYGLLTGVYPWREKEARVLPGTAPLIISTGQITVPKVFKEKGYYTGIVGKWHLGLGSGNVDWNTHISPGPNELGFDFSHILAATQDRVPTVYIENGNVVGLDLNDPIEVSYDKNFEGQPTGLDNPELTTMKWEHGHNNSIVNGIPRIGFMKGGESAKWSDIDMADHFLAVAQDFVQTHKNEPFFLVYTMQQPHVPRTPHPRFEGATGMGPRGDAIAEADWCLGEFMKILENEGLLENTLILFSSDNGPVINDGYYDDAIEMLGDHTPWGEFRGGKYSLFEAGTRVPFIAYWKGKITPAVSDALVCHVDFLASLAKLIGSESTTPDSEELLDVLLGKSTVGRESLVLEASTRTAFRMGEWALIPPYGGPALAKHVNIELGNAPEWQLYNLNDDVGQQTNVAKEHPEKLQELITAFEAIRGEDYTSFKKPELK
- a CDS encoding histidine kinase N-terminal 7TM domain-containing protein, which encodes MAESFSINGLIQFITAVAALLVIVLLWKFRKVNEVKFLMVLEMHVAIWAIFYALEFFAGDLATKTLWSQFSYFGIAFLPASYFLFTTAFSQKKKPINTRNKILISIIPLATILLVFSNQQHHLIWKEVNLSTEKNMLLYVHGHWFWVFYSYTFVLIISGLYNLFSSIYKFTSYYKSHILILIIASLIPVIANVIYVSKLNPFAGFDWTTVSFVLTGIVIAFGIYRYHMFELIPMAKKQLLDTMSAGVVVINLKGQLEDMNPAAEEIFGISFKECSNKTIEHIFKDFPKIPEAFYAKKDTTIHLETGKKKNVKYYLVKITSIYVRPSVLSGKLIVLNDITSIRQAEMRLKNSNKQLLQEVEKNEKLIEDLDSFAHTLAHDLKNSLGSIFSSSELVIELFEENNKELILDLLTMIRDSSRHTIDLTNELLKMATAGHQDVEKEAVDMAGTFLLAQKQLSETIAQKEAQITTPATWEPALGYSAWIVEVWINYLGNALKYAGDAPKIEVGCDKPKGNKVRFWIKDSGDGIPKDQQHKLFEKHVRLAPEKALGYGLGLSIVKRIVEKLDGTVGVKSTGLKGEGSLFYFTLPVK
- a CDS encoding cupin domain-containing protein, coding for MNILQRFKKIDEYFAPKIVGEVNDVYVKIAKIKGDEIPWHNHRDEDEMFYVLEGSLLFEIENEEPFRMNKGDLYIVTKGINHRVSSKKECKIMLIENKTTAHTGDVQSEITKSISEQM
- a CDS encoding C10 family peptidase, whose translation is MKTYFALLFTFAFSIVVFSQENGGPYTTDENTVLLMHFDGDATNSADVGNNGIVHGSGVSYETGVHGQALRLDNSTSDKQSWIEVPFYDELNLTDEFSIEFWFKPASKRDGNLQTLLWKEGKDGTQQYSAFVSSELNALEAFLDCDTLNNWDWSVNASTRLLDFEVDKWYHISFYYRYEGRHLLLLLRDANYKELYFTYGGSEAPPVTGDGKLSIGSGGWSCFDGWIDELRISNKKRNYRDDVLQDVDISSFKEEVFLQLKDSWGSYQWPLGELFPINKETGEIFRKNHCGPTAVSRAIHYWEFPRFPSGVLQHTMSNCDWYIDFDNTEYLWDLMPDNFPTDVTVEEYTPAATFAMHIGASSRESYDYMPCYPEFLINHFHYSPKTRILHREDYSHDEWINILKNELNNGRPVVAGGVIKETVTGQGAAGHYYVIDGYNKNNEFHTDYSMADNVWDDPDNFDYGYGMSIIAFMEPDWNNKTLEIITPTENSHLKSATETEIKWSATNVNEVMLEYSDDAGKTWNTITESTNANEAYNWTVPNLASKEYKIRISETEDLNVNRRTNVFEVYENKQFEFKNPGTNSVINGGMQQPVYWEATGIIAFKLEYSTDNGTTWLVIQDSANVNDNLSFIFPETETNEAKLRATDLENGELTYLSGNFSISTNSVKSFLYNNEEGTELLMHFENNLENAANNDMYAVEALTIGEYVDNYDLNLGKAFKNDCGPGSPMADFLWIYNSDKLNLGTNWTMETWVKINTIGDDKTGYYPVIIEKEDVCGILVDQNYFAQKNGFHAYLNFADGSNITFFQNQTLDFDKWYHVTLISDSASQTVNFFVHDENRNLMYENYQPFPEGSNGILKQNTNRLIIGGTGGPSNRYFDGYFDEVRVIKKSTLFDYLELAELPFSDDFEESNEDATFSQWTTQNLDGWHYWHIIAGQGVNNSQCMRFENCDIDQNDWLITKALDCSELSKLTINFDVQHNGNGQKPKLLYKILYGNGNASDWIELDYLLGETENEWNNTGNIIIEDLGDAIYFAFHTEFTANDGIYFLLDNFNVTGTITNTQIKLIPENNFTIYPNPVTSESVISFHTKTSEKVNLAVFDIQGRKISTLINGNLNAGTHTLPIGNQLKFTGIYFCKLSTSEGVSTLKIVKNK